Proteins from a genomic interval of Alteromonas macleodii ATCC 27126:
- a CDS encoding sensor histidine kinase has translation MNKDYENVLEDLALVYRLKQQAEAHKKESDALLEGTRVLLTAEDEQDLYKKMFSVFKGLYNYQVCFVLENESAGKMRCINSTHPPLLNTVWQIDDTLSRAVKSEPIALFNIKQQATWQRHLSLFDTPVTSVLYCPFKVHQQHAVIVFCHQALGYYTQEFVDMANRYRTFTEQMAMGMQAKLMALETVRLKEEKAIVEKSLIDSEKMASLGLLAAGVAHEINNPVAFINSNIHFLRNVLPALSQMQDIVLQLAASATDDERLKVAEAAKQWRVENKIDSLSDEIADICSESEEGLNRVTDIITSLRSFSHDADIPDDETVNVNDCIAHALRLVNSELKHRIKIQQHLSDVPLIKGKTGKLNQVLVNLFVNAAQAMEDGDKLTISSFEEKDHTVITVKDTGCGIEKHALQKLFEPFYTTKPTGKGTGLGLYISFSIVEAMGGTISVESEVNVGTTFTLSFPTKLEDKKTAQACGLDTFDSNS, from the coding sequence ATGAATAAAGATTACGAAAATGTTTTAGAAGATCTAGCGCTAGTTTACCGTCTTAAACAGCAGGCTGAGGCACATAAGAAGGAAAGCGATGCTTTGCTAGAAGGCACTCGTGTATTACTTACCGCAGAGGACGAACAAGACCTTTATAAAAAAATGTTTAGTGTGTTCAAGGGACTGTATAATTATCAAGTTTGCTTTGTTCTTGAGAATGAAAGCGCTGGCAAAATGAGGTGCATTAACAGCACCCATCCACCGCTACTTAACACCGTATGGCAAATCGATGACACACTCTCCCGTGCGGTTAAAAGTGAGCCTATAGCACTATTCAACATTAAGCAGCAAGCGACGTGGCAACGCCACCTATCCTTATTCGACACGCCCGTCACCTCTGTACTTTATTGTCCATTTAAAGTACATCAGCAACACGCAGTTATTGTGTTTTGCCATCAAGCACTGGGTTATTACACCCAAGAATTTGTGGATATGGCTAACAGATACCGTACATTTACCGAGCAAATGGCCATGGGGATGCAGGCTAAGCTAATGGCGCTTGAAACGGTGAGGTTGAAAGAAGAAAAAGCCATTGTAGAAAAAAGCCTTATCGATTCAGAAAAAATGGCATCGCTAGGTTTACTTGCCGCTGGTGTTGCCCATGAAATTAATAACCCTGTTGCTTTCATTAATAGCAACATTCACTTTTTACGGAACGTGCTGCCTGCGCTTTCGCAAATGCAAGACATCGTCTTACAATTGGCGGCTAGCGCAACCGACGATGAGAGGCTGAAGGTAGCTGAAGCTGCGAAACAGTGGAGGGTTGAAAATAAGATTGATTCATTAAGCGACGAAATTGCAGATATTTGCAGCGAATCAGAGGAAGGCCTAAATAGGGTTACAGACATTATCACCAGTCTTCGCTCTTTTTCCCACGATGCAGATATTCCCGATGATGAAACCGTAAACGTGAACGACTGCATAGCTCACGCCTTGCGATTAGTAAACAGTGAATTGAAGCACCGCATAAAGATTCAACAGCACCTAAGCGATGTGCCTTTAATTAAGGGAAAAACAGGAAAATTAAACCAAGTATTAGTCAATTTATTCGTAAATGCTGCGCAAGCGATGGAAGATGGGGATAAATTAACTATTTCTTCGTTTGAAGAAAAAGATCACACCGTCATAACGGTAAAAGATACGGGCTGCGGTATAGAAAAGCATGCCCTTCAAAAGCTCTTTGAACCGTTTTACACCACCAAACCAACCGGCAAAGGCACTGGGTTAGGACTTTATATCTCGTTCTCCATCGTTGAAGCGATGGGGGGAACCATTAGCGTAGAAAGTGAAGTAAACGTGGGCACCACATTTACACTATCTTTTCCAACAAAGTTGGAAGATAAAAAAACCGCACAAGCGTGCGGTTTAGATACGTTTGACAGCAACTCCTAG